Genomic window (Manduca sexta isolate Smith_Timp_Sample1 chromosome 26, JHU_Msex_v1.0, whole genome shotgun sequence):
AaatgcccgcggctccgctcgcgttataaagtttttcaggctaaagtttaccgttataaaagtagtagtttcccgggagcctatgttcttcccagggtcccaaactgtctccatgccaaatttcctcttaatacgttgggtagtttttgagtttaacacgttcaggcagacagatgcagccgggaactttgttttataatatattttttagaactttttaagaggaacaatcccgtcatacatcattgttgcataactttaaccgtttacgcagcgcacgcaacagaagctctcataactaataaattgtccccgtttttgcaacatgtttcattactgctccgctcctattggtcatagcgtgacgatatataacctatagcactccaggaacaaagggctatccaacacaaaaatattttttcagttcgaaccggtagttcctgagattagcgattactgctccgctcctattgggcatagcgtgatgatatatatagcctatagcattccaggaacaaagggctactcaacacaaaaagaattattcaggacccttattctgtatgatagtgtaaacgcgtaacgcggccgtgtcatgttatctttgagaaatgtgcgtgaaatggtattctgtaagccaaatttctatagtcctaaacatgatgtgttgtgttacgtgcttgttacgcactgttaaaataacgtgcgggatagagaataagggcccagttcaaactcctagtttctgagattagccattactgctctgctcctattggtcatagcgtgatgatatatagtctatagcacttcacgaacaaagggctatccaacgcaaaaagaatttttcagttcggaccagtagttcctgagattaggcattactgctccgctcctattgggtatagcgtgatgatatatagcctatagcactccacgaacaaagggttatccaacgcaaaaagaatttttcaatttggaccggtagttcctgagattagccattactgctccgctcctattgggtatagcgtgatgatatatagcctatagcactccacgaacatagggctatccaacgcaaaaagaatttttcagtttggaccggtagtttctgagattagcgcgttcaaacaaacaaacaaacaaacaaactcttcagctttatataatagtatagatgcagtcactaaaaaaattaaaaacggtAAAGTTATGGCTATTAGTTTggctattaattattatgataaatatgtGGCATGGATCCAAATTCGTGTTGTCCTTTGACTTATACTTGGGCCAGCCTATAACTGGCTGGATTGTTGTTATGTGGCTCGCTGTTGTGATATTTCACATGGAATGGTGCAGCAGTGCactgattattaatttatatttatcattcaatttttattttaattactaacatAGTCTTAAGAAAAATTTTATCCTTTGCTAACAATATGAGTCCtatgttatttgaataaataaataataataagaataataaaagtccagacagagagagtacttgcaaggtgtataagccccaactagagtaatgtatcttaaaggggcctgtGCAttttggatccatgtccccatgcaagccttccaaaaggaccagCCTTTATGCTATGATTTTCCACAGGAAAGactcataataataattgatttttacCCTTTAACTAAATTATGTCAATCCATATCATGGCCCAactgtatgccaaattttatccatatCCATTTAGTGCTTcactaattattacatttactagtgaaataaatttattttttgcccTAAATTTGAATGTTCTGTATCCATTATTTTCCAGAGTGGTCTTCTAATGTCAGTGATACGAACACTGTCTGCAAGTGAGACAAATGAACAGCGAGAGAAGGAGAGAGCCAAGCTAGAGAAGGAGTACAAGAAGAGTGATGCAAGACTTGATGAGCTTGTCGCTGCACATGCTCAGGAGATCATGGAAGTTATGCAggtggaatattttatattaccattAGAATTATAgagatttattttgaaatattcagatttaacatttaaaagatAAACTGGGTTAggcaatttgtattattttttatataaaaacatagttatACAGATACatattggtatttattattactttgaaaATGTTAGCAAAAATgaacattaaaaacataatattttatttttaagaaattaatattttttccaaaataatattatgattgtgccataataatttatttataaaagtatttcaaaGATACcactctttttattttttactagtttAACTTTACAGATAGCAACCTTGTTTGTATCTATAGAAATTCAGCGCGGTTGGCGAATCGCTAGGTGCGTGGGGTCAACACTGCGAGGCAGCATCAGCGCGGCTGGCGGCGTGCCGCGGCCTCCTGCGCTTGCGCCGCGACGACTTGCGTCGACTGTGGGCCGATGCACGCACACACCACTATGCCTTAAATATGCTCACTGACATGTGAGTGACTATATTTTAAAGTGTGCTGTAGTGAGAACATGGCCTTTCCAAAACATTTCAAATCTCAAAGTGATCataaatttagttattttttagaCATATTGGCATTGAGTCTAAAGactaaagaattaaaattctataggtcaaaattaaaaaaggccAATTAACACAGAATGGTTATaatcataacaaatatttttttatatataacaatttgttaaatccTCTTCCATGTTTCTCACAGAGAACGCGTGGTGGTGTCAGAGCGAGAAACTCGCGAAGCGCTGTCGAGCGGCCGCGTGCTCGCTGCTGCGCATACACTTAAGGCGGCGCTCGACACCGCTGACACCACGCTCTCTCACGTCGATGCACTCAACGCGACGAGGCAGCACTTGCAGGTGATGCTGAATTTGTTACATTAACATGCCACTCAAGTTGAATAGGCAGTGATGTTATTGTAAaccattattaattgtattccacttatttttgtagaactttgtGAAATTCCCAAGTGCTAAAATTTTTATAGTTTCTTACTATGGATAACTTTTTCGATCAGGCAAAAAAACGTGAGCTAGTGGAGATGGTAGTTCGGCGCGTGAGTGACGCCGTGTACCGCGGTGAGCGCGCGCCTCTCTCGCGCCGCCTCTCCGCGAGACGCCGCACCGCGCTGCTGCTAGCCGGTAAGCTTTCTGATGTGAAATACCTAACGTCTAAGATAGAATGGAAGATAGGCTTATTACAATGTTGTTTCTTACAGCTATCCTAGTGGTTTAGGACTAGACACCTactgtgaaaaaaaaaaggaagctagtataaaattattttataatcatgcATAAATCCACTGCTGGATGATATTTCTGTTCTAGACTAATCCCTGACCTATGTTATATCTTTATGTACGAATTAGTAATCTTTTACAGAGCTAACCAAGAGTGAAGAACTAACAGATGCATACTTACAAGACATAACTCCAGAGTATGAGGCTTCATTGTCGGAAGAAGATAAAACTTTTGAAACAACAGTGATGATATCTCTTGAAGCACTTGGTGTGCTAGAACAGCTGAAAGAGGCTACTGAGGTATCTATAATACTTTGCcattgttaaaattaacaaaatataagctaatattaaacaaaaaaataatattgtaattaaatatataatgcatGCATTACTAATCCCTAAAGTGGAAATCTAATTAACTGTACAACTaataatgttttgctatttataTTGAGACTGTGGTTCCACCCGTCACattcatttgttattttttattgtaaccaaAACAGAGCCTGAGCCAGAGAGAGCATGCCAGAGCATGACTAccactttaaaacaaaataattctcTTACAGAAATTCAAAGTTAACATACAACATGAACTACTTGAAGTAATTGACTCAGTGTCGCGTAGAATCATAGAGGAGGGCGATGTGGAGCCCGACCCCGAGTGCGAAGAGGATGGCGAGATACAAGACAATGAAGGAGTGACAGAGACGGGACGACCGCTGGCACGCCTCGTCACCAGTCTAGGAGAGGAATTCAGAGCTTGTGCAGCACGAAATAAGAGGTGGGATGTGTAATTAACTAAATTTATAGCAAATAATATATAGcttttttcattttgaaatcATTGCATTTTTATGTGCCgaaataacatatattatataatcttttatcattatacaaaaaaatatttattttcccttATCGTATTCAAAATTAAGAACACCGCCATTGTTTTAATTACACTGGTATTATAACTTTTTGCACACCTGCtagaagaaaaagacaaaatgatTGTAACTATGAGACTTATCATCTACTTATTGTTATAGACTCCTGCAATTGTGGAAAGCTGCGTTACAGAAAAATCGCGTGTCCGACACATGCCTTCACACGGAGCAGCACTATTGGAGCGCCGTCCAGCAAGTTGTATGACCTATTCTTATAACATCTTCTTTGCCAtctaacaattttataacaacCGGCCCTTTGCAGACAaggttgtataatattatatgtacattatattaaaatattaatcatgtgGACACTAGTATAGGAATAGAACTCACTATATGACTTGGAAAAAAACAATGACTTAGGAGCGGACATATTAAGTACACAGGGCTAGTCGTCCACAGCATGTCGCCTACCGCCATCTTGTGACGGAGTTCACACGCAAGTCCAGTATCGCGCTCCGATTGGCGGAGGGCGTATATCACGTCATTGGGAGCCAATGGCAGTGTATTACGCGAATAAATCTTATAAGGCGCAGAGCCTGAGATTTAAACTGAAAACGGTTACCTTTGTTACAAtaggatttaatattttatataattattggtataatgctttaatttaatttcaatcattCTTCTGCAGATGCAGCT
Coding sequences:
- the LOC115445673 gene encoding exocyst complex component 4, coding for MSSPPPTKPPRGVKQGKETSGLLMSVIRTLSASETNEQREKERAKLEKEYKKSDARLDELVAAHAQEIMEVMQKFSAVGESLGAWGQHCEAASARLAACRGLLRLRRDDLRRLWADARTHHYALNMLTDIERVVVSERETREALSSGRVLAAAHTLKAALDTADTTLSHVDALNATRQHLQAKKRELVEMVVRRVSDAVYRGERAPLSRRLSARRRTALLLAELTKSEELTDAYLQDITPEYEASLSEEDKTFETTVMISLEALGVLEQLKEATEKFKVNIQHELLEVIDSVSRRIIEEGDVEPDPECEEDGEIQDNEGVTETGRPLARLVTSLGEEFRACAARNKRLLQLWKAALQKNRVSDTCLHTEQHYWSAVQQVMQLLLTEYLEIESVPLSAQRSNTVPEGTGPALRLTDYFAKKRPQRQHGKLFRFSACGPVTTTSTRRHAHPLVCTPHASHLHAVLPLLHSLCQHIESITGGGECSLRAFITDYVRTGESERLASAARAAIDDAMRAAGAWRERGPPPPTNIKSGERHRVIFTCCGASWRAINAAVRGARRPLARRRRHRALPALAAQLPRRRHRAQG